TGACTATAAAACACTCGATGCAAATTATGGCAATATCGACTTTGCGTATAACAAACTAGGTATTAGCCTAAAACTTGATTTGTAAGTCACGAATATTTGTATCTGGCAAAAATAGCAGTTAAGCAGTAAATGCAATAATAGATAAATTTTAATTGCTTAAGCGTGTGAACAGATACTAAGTGGCAGTAATAATGTTACTAACATTTAAGAGTCAGTAGAGAGCTTTAACTTGATGTTAAATTTTTAACATAATCGGATGAAAGATATGCGAATTTTAATCTTTGGCTTGTTGTTTTTTCTTGCCCATGCAACAGGTAGTGATTATACATTAGGTGCTGGCGATCAAGTTCAGATCACGGTTTATGGCGAAAAAGATTTAACCACCAACATTAAAATTAATAAATCTGGTGTTATTTCTTTTCCATTTTTATCTGATATTAAGGTGGCGGGGTTATCGCCAAAAGAATTAGAGAATAAAATTGCAAACGGCTTACGTGGTGATTATCTCATTGACCCACAAGTAAGTGTGTCTATTGCAATGTATCGACCTTTTTTTATTCATGGGCAAGTTAAGCGCCCGGGAGGTTATCCTTTTCAAGAGGATTTAACCCTAGATAAAGCGATAGCTATCGCTGGTGGTCTAGCAGCTAGAGCGTCGAAGTCATCTTGGAATATTACAAGATTAGTCGATGGTAAAAAATTGGTAATTGACGCGAATGTCTCTAGCGCGATTTTACCAGACGATATAATAGAAATTGAGCAAAGCTTTTTTTGAAAACAATAGAAAATAAAAATTTAATATCCATTAATGAAGAAGTGGCTTTAAAAGAAATTTTAACGCCACTTTGGTCGCGTCGATGGAAAATTATATTTTTTACTTTGATCTTGACACTTTTAGCTGCAGTTTATGTATCGTTACTTAAACCTTCATATAGTGCGACTGCAATTCTACAAATTGGTACTAACAAACCTGCGAATACCTTATCGATTAATGATGCCTTTAATGAATCAAATGCCAGTAAAGAGCAAATTCAAACACAATTTGAGTTATTACGTTCTCGAAAGTTTGCCGAGCGTGTTATTTATCAACTTAATCTAGTTAAACACGCAGAATTCAATAGCGGGAAATATAACGATAAACTTGTTTTTCTTACTAACGTGGGGCAACGAAAATCTCAAGCGACAGTCAGTGATGTTGTTCGAAAATTTCAACAAAATTTATCCATAGTACCAATTGCGGGTACTGAGTTAGTTAAAATATCTTATGTATCTTTTTCTGCACAATTATCACAAGAAATAGCGAATCAAGTGGGTGTTACGTATCTGCAATATCAAGACGAAATTCATAGTGCATCAAAAGAAACCACTTCTCAGTGGCTGGTTGACCAACTTGAAGAGTTAGGCAAAAAACTGCAACTGTCAGAGTTGTCTTTGCAAGCATATCGAGAAGCTGAAGGTATTGTCGATATTCATGGTGTGGTGGGCTTGGTAGGCTCTCAACTGACAGAGTTAACATCGGAAACCTTGAAGGCGGCGAAATTAGCCGATGATCTTGCTATTTCACATCAAGAGATTCAAAAATACTCAGGAGATATTGCAAAGCTCAGTGAGCTACATGAAATAAGTAGTCATGCAACGTTAATGCAATTACGTCGAGAAGAAGAGAAAGTTGAACGTAAAATGTTCGAGTTATCGAAACGATATGGCCCTAAGCATCCGAAACAAATTGCCGTTAATGCCGAATTAATGTCCTTACAAAACCGTATTACACAGCAAGTTTACGATATTGTTATCTCAATGGAGAAAGAATATTATAGTGCAATAGAGAAGGTTAATGGTACAAAACAGCGCTTAGATATCGCTAAAAAAGACTACTTACGCTTAAGTCGTTTGCAAAATAAATTTTCGCAGTTAACGCGTGAAGTGGATACCAACAAAGAGCTTTACAATAACTATTTAGTACGCTTAAAAGAAGCTGATGCTATGGGTAACTATAAATCGAATTTTTATGTTCGGTTTATAGATAAAGCAACCGTACCAAAAAGCCAGTCTGCACCTAATAAAATAATGGTGATAGCTTTCACATTTATACTCTCGCTAGCTGTGATTTCGTTGATTATTATCATGCGTGAATTGTTAATGGATACATTGAATTCGCGCCGAAAATTGGATAATTTTAATGACGCACCTATTCTCGCTGTTTTACCAAAAATCAAGGTGAGAGCTCATCAAAAAAAGGAAGATGCTTACACTACTGATAATAGATTTACTGAAGCGATAAGAACATTACGCACTGCTTTGTTATTTAATAATGAAAAGAAGCCGCCGAAAATTATAGCAGTAACTTCTTCAGTGCCTAATGAAGGTAAATCGACTGTTGCGTTGCATCTTGCTCGTTCGTTCAGTGAAATGGAAAAAGTGTTACTTATAGAAGCCGATATGCGACACCCAACCATTGCTAAAAATATGAATTTGAACGAACATCGCCCAGGATTATCTAATTTGTTAGCTAAAACGCATCAAATTAATGAATGTATTATTCGTGATAAAAACGTCAAATTAGATATTTTAACCTCAGGTGTAACCCCCGCTAATCCGTTAGCCTTTCTCTCAATGAAACGTTTTAATATGTTGATTAAAGTATTTGGCAACTTTTATGATCGTATTATTATTGAAACTCCACCTGTTCATGCAGTGAGTGACGCCGTTATTATCTCAAAATTAGTGGATAGTGTTATTTATATTGTGCACGGTAACAAAACTAAACGAGAACAAATTTCGTCAGGTCTTAGAATGCTAAAACAAGTGAATGCACCAATTGAAGGTGTGGTGGTTAACCACAGTGAAAATATTGATACTGATAAATATCAGAATAAATATTATACCGAGCGTGACAATATCATTAAGCTCGCGGCCAGAAAACGCGGTTAACTCAAACTTATTATCATTTACTTACTTAATTCAATTGCGATCAAAGCAGTTTATGCCTTGGCTATTTTTGCGTACAATAGGGCAAATTTTTAATAGTCACTGTTATGAAAATACGTACAAACTTCTCCTTAAAATCTTTCAATAGCTTTAATGTGCCTGTTGTTACGCCAGAGATATTTTTTCCATCGACGTTAAAAGAGTTGGCTGAAATACCAGTAGCAAAAGCGACGTCATCTTATATTCTCGGTGAAGGTACCAACTCTTTATTTTGCCAAACAAGTGCTCCTATTATCATTAAACCCAGTCTTATGGGCATTGAAGTCAACGAAAGCGATGAATATTTTAAAGTTAAAGTTGCGTGTGCAGAAAATTGGCATGATTTTGTGCTGTTTTGTATTAAACATGGCATATTCGGTTTAGAAAATTTAGCCTTAATCCCTGGAAGTGTTGGTGCTGCACCTGTGCAAAACATAGGTGCTTATGGCATCGAAGTGTGCGATTTCATCGAGTCTGTTTCATGGTTCGATTTTGCTCAACAAAAACAAATAAACTTTACTAACGCGCAATGTCAATTTGGTTATCGTGACAGTATTTTTAAGCAAGCGTTAAATGGTTCGGGTATTATTACCCATGTTAATTTCGTTTTTCCAAAAGCTTGGCAAGCAGTAAATAGCTATCAAGGTTTGAGCGATATTGCCTCACCTGTTACACCTGAAGCTATAATGGCAAAGGTCATTCAGCTTCGCCAAGCCAAATTACCTGATCCTAAAGACTTGCCTAACGCGGGCAGTTTCTTTAAAAATCCTATAGTGAAAGAAGCTTTGTTTAATAAACTGCATCATCAGTATTCTACTATGCCGCATTATCGACAATCTAATGGTGACATAAAGCTAGCAGCGGGATGGTTAATTGAACAAACAGGTCTTAAAGGCTTTCGTCAACACGGTGTTGGCGTGCATGAAAACCAAGCCTTAGTTATTATCAATTATGAAAGTGAACAGGGCGAACAAATTGTAGCTCTGTCGGTTTATATTCAGGAACAAGTTATGGCTAAATTTAACATCCAATTAGTGCCAGAAGTTCGGTTTATTGGTGCTAACGGTGAATTGCGCAATGCCAATACAGGAAGTGAAAATGAAAGCCATACGTGAGCAATTAATAAAGAGGTTGGTCAAAGGTGAGTTTTTATCAGGCCAAGCTTTAGGTGAGGAGTTAGGTGTTAGCCGAGCTGCCATTTCAAAGCATATTAGTGCTTTGCAAGAAATAGGCTTCGATATATTTAGTGTTACCGGTAAAGGTTATCGTTTAGCAAGCCCAATTGAACTTCTCGATGAAAGCCGTATTACGCAATTACTTATTGAGCAAAAAACGCAAGCAAAAGTAGAAGTACATAACTTAATTGATTCTACTAATAGTTACTTAATGCGACGCTTACCTAATCAAAATATTCCTGGGCAAGTGTGTATCGCTGAGCACCAAAGTGCAGGGCGAGGGCGAAGAGGGCGGCAGTGGATTTCTCCTTTTGGTTCGCATATTTATTTATCGATGTATTGGCATTTAGAGCAAGGTATGTCGGCTGCAATGGGCTTAAGCGTTGTCGCTGCACTTGCCGTGAGTGATGCTATAAAATCTTTGTATAGTGTTGATGTTGAACTGAAATGGCCAAATGACATTTATTTTAATGGTGTCAAACTTGCGGGAATTTTAATTGATCTTGAAGGTCAAGCAATGGAGCCTTGTCATTGTGTTATTGGTATTGGTTTAAATATTAAAATGCCAGAAAAGAGTGCAGCCTTAGTTGACCAACCTTGGATTGATTTATCGACGGCGCTTGGTGTAGATATAGATCGTAATGTTTTGGCGGCCAGTATTATTTCAGCATTGCTTACACGCCTTAAAGTACACAGCGAAACAGGTATAAATACCATGGTTGCGCAATGGCAATCACAAGATTTTTATTACAATAAACCAGTTTCATTAATCACGGGAGAAAAAGTTACCCGGGGTATTTGTCGCGGCATTAACGCACAAGGCGCATTAATGCTAGAAATAAACGGCCAAGTTAGTCCTGTTTATGGCGGTGAAGTAAGTTTAAGGGCTGGTATATGAGACTATTAGTTGATGTTGGTAACACGCAGGTAAAATATGTGCTGCAAGGCACTAAAACCTCTTCGGTATTCTCTGATGTTATATATGTAGATTATCAGACTTTTCAAAACCAATTATCGCAAGGTGAGTTTTCACAAGTCACTGAAATTATTGTGGCTAACGTGCATGGACAGGAAGTACTTGAATCAATTGAATGCTGGGCTACAGAAAAAAATATTGCCTGCTTACAAGTTCACAGCAGTGCACAAGCTTTTGGTGTTACGTCTTCTTATCATCAAGCAGAACGCTTAGGTGTTGACCGTTGGCTAGCTTTAATAGGAGCCAAGCAGCTTTACCCACAACAAAACATACTAATTATTGATGCCGGTACAGCAACAACAGTGGATATTTTAGATGTTAATGGTCAGCATCATGGTGGTTGGATAATGCCTGGCGTAGAGGTGCTATTTAGTAGCTTGTTGTCTCGAACTAATAAAATTGTTGCCTCACCAAGTGCTAGCGCAAGCCTTGAATTTGGTACCGACAGCTCAAGTTGCTTAAATCATGGCAGTTGGGCTATGACTATTGGCGCTATCAAAGAAGCGATTACCCAAGCAAACAACTTGCTTGTACTGAACAAAGTGTTAATCACTGGCGGCAATGCTCAAGAAATTGCTAACCTTATTCCAGAGACTTGTCAGCTTGAGCCAAAGCTAATATTTCATGGCTTAAGCTGTTTTAAGGCCACTGAACGACGAGATACAATCAACAATTAAATGTCATTGTGTGCAAAAAACCATCAAACGCATAAAAACATGCTTTTTTTTGCATTTTGGTGTTGCAAGCTAGAAAACATTACTCTAGAATTCGCACCACTTAATGTAGTGCCGACTTAGCTCAGTTGGTAGAGCAACTGACTTGTAATCAGTAGGTCGCCAGTTCGACTCCGGCAGTCGGCACCATTAATACATTACTTGTAATGTGAAAAATAAAATTTGGAGGGGTTCCCGAGTGGCCAAAGGGATCAGACTGTAAATCTGACGGCTCAGCCTTCGGTGGTTCGAATCCACCTCCCTCCACCATTTTAACAGAGATAATCTGATAGATTAGCGGGTGTCGTATACTGGCTATTACCTCAGCCTTCCAAGCTGATGAAGCGGGTTCGATTCCCGCCACCCGCTCCAGTCTTTATAGAGAAATGCTGATATGGCTCAGTTGGTAGAGCGCACCCTTGGTAAGGGTGAGGTCGGCAGTTCGAATCTGCCTATCAGCACCACTTCTTCTTTAGACCTTCTATAGATTAATCAATGTTTAACACAATAAATTAATTTATTTAATGTACCCAGAGGTATTTTAAGATGGCTAAAGCAAAATTTGAACGTAATAAACCGCACGTTAACGTTGGTACTATTGGTCACGTCGATCACGGTAAAACAACACTAACAGCCGCTATCTCTGCGGTATTAACTAAAGTACACGGTGGTGAAGTTAAAGACTTCGCACAAATCGATAATGCTCCTGAAGAGCGTGAGCGTGGTATTACAATTAATACTTCTCACATCGAGTACGATACTGCAATCCGTCACTACGCCCACGTAGATTGTCCTGGCCATGCTGATTACATCAAAAACATGATCACAGGTGCAGCACAAATGGATGGCGCTATCTTAGTAGTTGCTGCTACAGATGGTCCTATGCCACAAACACGTGAGCACATCTTGTTATCACGTCAAGTTGGTGTACCTTTCATCATCGTATTCATGAACAAATGTGACATGGTAGATGACGAAGAGTTACTTGAGCTAGTAGAAATGGAAGTTCGTGAACTTCTTTCTGAATATGAATTCCCAGGTGATGATTTACCAGTAATTCAAGGTTCAGCACTTGGTGCTCTTCAAGGCGAAGAGAAATGGGAAGCTAAAGTAATCGAACTTGCTGATGCACTTGATACTTACATTCCAGAGCCAGAGCGTGCAATCGACGGTGCATTCATCATGCCTATCGAAGATGTATTCTCAATTTCAGGTCGTGGTACAGTTGTAACGGGTCGTGTTGAACGCGGTATCGTTAAAGTTGGCGATTCAGTAGAAGTTGTTGGTATCCGTGATACTCAAACTTCAACATGTACTGGTGTTGAAATGTTCCGTAAACTTCTTGACGAAGGTCGTGCGGGCGAGAACTGTGGTGTTCTTTTACGTGGTCTTAAGCGTGAAGATGTAGAACGTGGTCAAGTTTTATGTCAACCTGGTTCAATTTTACCTCACACTAAATTCGAATCAGAAGTATACGTGTTATCGAAAGATGAAGGTGGTCGTCATACGCCATTCTTCAAAGGATACCGTCCACAGTTTTACTTCCGTACAACGGATATCACAGGTGCTGTAGAGCTTCCTGAAGGTGTTGAAATGGTAATGCCAGGCGACAACTTGAAGTTTGTTGTAGAGCTTATCAACCCAGTAGCGATGGACGAAGGTTTACGCTTCGCAATCCGTGAAGGTGGTCGTACTGTTGGTGCTGGTGTTGTATCTAAAATTATTGCTTAATAGCTAATTTCAGAAACACCCTTAAAAAAGACGCTTCGGCGTCTTTTTTGTTTTCAGTACGAGCAGCTTCATGGGTTTATCCGTGATGAGGAAATACGTTAATAAAATAGTCCTAATGGACTATTTTTAGTGATTTTCGCAAGCACCTCTGGTGCGCAGCTGAGAGTCGTACTGTTGGTGCTGGTGTTGTATCTAAAATTATCGCTTAATTTTAGACCACACTAGAACTTAAAAAAAGGATGCTTCGGCATCCTTTTTTGTTTTGAATAGAGCCAGTTTCAGGGCTTATCCTAAGAAGCTTGGCGTCGAGTTTTTGGTGCAGGTGTTGTATCGCTTTTACCTTAACGGATGTATTGCTTAATAATTTTTAGACACCAAACCTTAAAAAAGACGCTTCGGCGTCTTTTTTGTTTATGGAAGAGCTATCAATAGTAACAAGGAATATAGTTATATCCATCAGGCCATAGAGTGAGGTTTAAGTAGGGGTAGCTAGCTTTTTGGGTCAAATAGACGCTTCAGAAGAGACAAAATGATACATTATAAATGGCTATATTTTGATAAAATAAAAAAGAGAATTTCCTGTTCGTTATAACAATAGTAATGAACATTTCAGGGGTTTTTATTATTATTGTCATAGTTAGTTGATAAGTTATTTTTCATTGTACTTTGGTTAAAGTTCGTTGCTCTTAAGTAAAACAGAACTATTACAGTAGATATAATGCAGTTATAAGCTTTGCTTTCCCCTTTATTATCAATGGAGTGATAGATGTTTTTTATTGATCAAGTCATATTACTGGCCGCGGTATTGATTTTACTAGGTATAATCTCAAGTAAATTATCAGCGCGTTTAGGTTTACCTGTCTTAGTACTTTTTTTAATTGTTGGTATGCTAGCCGGTGAAGATGGCCCTGGCGGAATTCTATTTGATAACGCAGAGGCTGCTCACTCCTTAGGCACGCTAGCACTAGCGTTAATATTGTTTGATGGCGGTCTACAAACTCCGTTTAAAGCTATTAAACTTGTTTGGAAGCCTGCATCTGCTCTTGCTACTTTCGGTGTTCTTATTACGGGCGCTATCACCGGCTACGCAGCCGCCTATATTTTAGGTATTTCTTTACTACACGGTATGTTACTTGGCGCAATTGTCGGGTCAACAGATGCCGCCGCTGTTTTCTCATTATTACGTAATGCCGGCATTCACTTAACGGGTAAGTTAAAAGCGACACTAGAAATAGAAAGTGCGTCTAACGATCCTATGGCGATATTTTTAACGATAGGTTTACTCGAAATTTTAGTGAATGACATGACACCCGGTACGGGTTTGTTGGTGATGTTTCTATCACAAATGGGCTTAGGTATCGCTGTTGGATTGGCTGTGGGTTGGATATCTGTTCGACTAATTAACCGTATTCAATTAGTTGCTGCAGGACTATACCCGGTATTAGTTGCTGCATGTGGTTTACTTTCATTTGGAATTACCGCCAACATTGGTGGTAGTGGTTTTTTAGCTGTTTTTATCACGGGTGTAGTTATTGGCAACAGTCGGTTTGTTTTTCAACGAAGTACTTTTTTGTTTCACGATGGCTTAGCTTGGTTAAGTCAAATAACGATGTTCGTTGTGCTCGGTTTGTTAATCACTCCAACTTCATTGTTAGACGTGTGGCTTGAAGGGCTAATTATTGCTTTTGTACTGATTTTTATTGCAAGACCACTTGCTGTCATGCCTATTTTGGCTCTTTTCGGTTTTAATCTTCGTGAAATGACCTTGGTATCTTGGGTAGGCTTAAGAGGCTCTGTACCGATTATACTCGCAATATTTCCTTTAATATTTGGTTTGCCAGGTGCTGCTTTAATTTTTAATGTAGTATTTTTTGTGGTACTCATTTCAGCTACTCTACAGGGTTCAAGTTTAGCTTGGATGGCAAGGAAGCTTAAACTAACCTTGCCTCCTCCGGTAACGCCTGCCGCAACATTAGAAATAACAGCGTTAGGTGATGTTGATGCTGATATTGTTGAATATACTTTGGGTAGTTCATCTCGCGCTGTAGGCAGCC
The Colwellia sp. Arc7-D genome window above contains:
- a CDS encoding polysaccharide biosynthesis tyrosine autokinase, with translation MKTIENKNLISINEEVALKEILTPLWSRRWKIIFFTLILTLLAAVYVSLLKPSYSATAILQIGTNKPANTLSINDAFNESNASKEQIQTQFELLRSRKFAERVIYQLNLVKHAEFNSGKYNDKLVFLTNVGQRKSQATVSDVVRKFQQNLSIVPIAGTELVKISYVSFSAQLSQEIANQVGVTYLQYQDEIHSASKETTSQWLVDQLEELGKKLQLSELSLQAYREAEGIVDIHGVVGLVGSQLTELTSETLKAAKLADDLAISHQEIQKYSGDIAKLSELHEISSHATLMQLRREEEKVERKMFELSKRYGPKHPKQIAVNAELMSLQNRITQQVYDIVISMEKEYYSAIEKVNGTKQRLDIAKKDYLRLSRLQNKFSQLTREVDTNKELYNNYLVRLKEADAMGNYKSNFYVRFIDKATVPKSQSAPNKIMVIAFTFILSLAVISLIIIMRELLMDTLNSRRKLDNFNDAPILAVLPKIKVRAHQKKEDAYTTDNRFTEAIRTLRTALLFNNEKKPPKIIAVTSSVPNEGKSTVALHLARSFSEMEKVLLIEADMRHPTIAKNMNLNEHRPGLSNLLAKTHQINECIIRDKNVKLDILTSGVTPANPLAFLSMKRFNMLIKVFGNFYDRIIIETPPVHAVSDAVIISKLVDSVIYIVHGNKTKREQISSGLRMLKQVNAPIEGVVVNHSENIDTDKYQNKYYTERDNIIKLAARKRG
- a CDS encoding type III pantothenate kinase; protein product: MRLLVDVGNTQVKYVLQGTKTSSVFSDVIYVDYQTFQNQLSQGEFSQVTEIIVANVHGQEVLESIECWATEKNIACLQVHSSAQAFGVTSSYHQAERLGVDRWLALIGAKQLYPQQNILIIDAGTATTVDILDVNGQHHGGWIMPGVEVLFSSLLSRTNKIVASPSASASLEFGTDSSSCLNHGSWAMTIGAIKEAITQANNLLVLNKVLITGGNAQEIANLIPETCQLEPKLIFHGLSCFKATERRDTINN
- the birA gene encoding bifunctional biotin--[acetyl-CoA-carboxylase] ligase/biotin operon repressor BirA — translated: MKAIREQLIKRLVKGEFLSGQALGEELGVSRAAISKHISALQEIGFDIFSVTGKGYRLASPIELLDESRITQLLIEQKTQAKVEVHNLIDSTNSYLMRRLPNQNIPGQVCIAEHQSAGRGRRGRQWISPFGSHIYLSMYWHLEQGMSAAMGLSVVAALAVSDAIKSLYSVDVELKWPNDIYFNGVKLAGILIDLEGQAMEPCHCVIGIGLNIKMPEKSAALVDQPWIDLSTALGVDIDRNVLAASIISALLTRLKVHSETGINTMVAQWQSQDFYYNKPVSLITGEKVTRGICRGINAQGALMLEINGQVSPVYGGEVSLRAGI
- the murB gene encoding UDP-N-acetylmuramate dehydrogenase: MKIRTNFSLKSFNSFNVPVVTPEIFFPSTLKELAEIPVAKATSSYILGEGTNSLFCQTSAPIIIKPSLMGIEVNESDEYFKVKVACAENWHDFVLFCIKHGIFGLENLALIPGSVGAAPVQNIGAYGIEVCDFIESVSWFDFAQQKQINFTNAQCQFGYRDSIFKQALNGSGIITHVNFVFPKAWQAVNSYQGLSDIASPVTPEAIMAKVIQLRQAKLPDPKDLPNAGSFFKNPIVKEALFNKLHHQYSTMPHYRQSNGDIKLAAGWLIEQTGLKGFRQHGVGVHENQALVIINYESEQGEQIVALSVYIQEQVMAKFNIQLVPEVRFIGANGELRNANTGSENESHT
- the tuf gene encoding elongation factor Tu, producing the protein MAKAKFERNKPHVNVGTIGHVDHGKTTLTAAISAVLTKVHGGEVKDFAQIDNAPEERERGITINTSHIEYDTAIRHYAHVDCPGHADYIKNMITGAAQMDGAILVVAATDGPMPQTREHILLSRQVGVPFIIVFMNKCDMVDDEELLELVEMEVRELLSEYEFPGDDLPVIQGSALGALQGEEKWEAKVIELADALDTYIPEPERAIDGAFIMPIEDVFSISGRGTVVTGRVERGIVKVGDSVEVVGIRDTQTSTCTGVEMFRKLLDEGRAGENCGVLLRGLKREDVERGQVLCQPGSILPHTKFESEVYVLSKDEGGRHTPFFKGYRPQFYFRTTDITGAVELPEGVEMVMPGDNLKFVVELINPVAMDEGLRFAIREGGRTVGAGVVSKIIA
- a CDS encoding potassium/proton antiporter: MFFIDQVILLAAVLILLGIISSKLSARLGLPVLVLFLIVGMLAGEDGPGGILFDNAEAAHSLGTLALALILFDGGLQTPFKAIKLVWKPASALATFGVLITGAITGYAAAYILGISLLHGMLLGAIVGSTDAAAVFSLLRNAGIHLTGKLKATLEIESASNDPMAIFLTIGLLEILVNDMTPGTGLLVMFLSQMGLGIAVGLAVGWISVRLINRIQLVAAGLYPVLVAACGLLSFGITANIGGSGFLAVFITGVVIGNSRFVFQRSTFLFHDGLAWLSQITMFVVLGLLITPTSLLDVWLEGLIIAFVLIFIARPLAVMPILALFGFNLREMTLVSWVGLRGSVPIILAIFPLIFGLPGAALIFNVVFFVVLISATLQGSSLAWMARKLKLTLPPPVTPAATLEITALGDVDADIVEYTLGSSSRAVGSRISQLALPESTVMAMISRSNNIITPRGSTLLQAEDQLFIVLKPATRAFVDSVFSGKKVEAENILPAQELRVKGTTQVIDITHSYGIDITEDPQETLEQVIKTKHIGQPTDNTVLELGNVKLYVREMVNQRIITVGILVNEKQVKAGIK
- a CDS encoding polysaccharide biosynthesis/export family protein; the encoded protein is MRILIFGLLFFLAHATGSDYTLGAGDQVQITVYGEKDLTTNIKINKSGVISFPFLSDIKVAGLSPKELENKIANGLRGDYLIDPQVSVSIAMYRPFFIHGQVKRPGGYPFQEDLTLDKAIAIAGGLAARASKSSWNITRLVDGKKLVIDANVSSAILPDDIIEIEQSFF